A stretch of Podospora bellae-mahoneyi strain CBS 112042 chromosome 5, whole genome shotgun sequence DNA encodes these proteins:
- the ASF1 gene encoding Histone chaperone asf1 (BUSCO:EOG09264COX; EggNog:ENOG503NXBX; COG:K) — MSVVTLLGVNVANNPAKFTDKYLFEITFECLEPLEKDLEWKLTYVGSAQSDSHDQELDSLLVGPIPVGVNKFAFEANPPDTKLIPDDELLGVTVILLTCAYDGREFVRVGYYVNNEYESEELQNDPPAKPIIEKIKRNVLAEKPRVTRFNIKWDSEATAPAEFPPEQPEADLVADEEEYGAEELAEEEAELAEEAAAVGEATGADKDAAMEGVEGENGAVDEEELSDDGSVDIEGESEDDLEDEELDGDAMETDEMEVDKPAVPAAGAPSGAPAPQADAMVH; from the exons ATGTCTGTCGTCACGCTTCTCGGCGTCAATGTggccaacaaccccgccaagTTCACCGACAAGTACCTTTTTGAGATCACATTCGAGTGCCTGGAGCCACTTGAGAAGG ACCTCGAGTGGAAGCTCACCTACGTCGGCTCCGCCCAAAGCGACTCCCACGACCAGGAGCTCgactccctcctcgtcggccCCATCCCCGTGGGCGTCAACAAGTTCGCCTTTGAGGCCAACCCCCCCGACACCAAGCTCATCCCCGACGACGAGCTCCTCGGCGTCaccgtcatcctcctcacctgcGCCTACGACGGCCGCGAGTTCGTCCGTGTTGGTTACTATGTCAACAACGAGTACGAGTCCGAAGAGCTCCAGAACGACCCCCCTGCCAAGCCCATCATCGAGAAGATCAAGCGCAACGTGTTGGCTGAGAAGCCACGTGTGACTAGGTTCAACATTAAGTG GGACTCCGAGGCTACTGCTCCTGCCGAGTTCCCTCCTGAGCAGCCTGAGGCCGATTtggttgctgatgaggaggagtatGGTGCTGAggagcttgccgaggaggaggctgagctagcggaggaggctgctgccgtTGGCGAGGCTACTGGTGCTGATAAGGATGCTGCCATGGAAGGCGTTGAGGGCGAGAACGGTGctgttgacgaggaagagctctCCGACGACGGCAGTGTCGACATCGAGGGAGAGAGTGAAGACGACCTCGAGGACGAAGAGCTCGACGGCGACGCGATGGAAACTGATGAGATGGAGGTCGACAAGCCTGCCGTTCCTGCCGCTGGCGCCCCTTCTGGCGCCCCAGCCCCCCAGGCTGATGCCATGGTGCACTGA
- the RNA14 gene encoding mRNA 3'-end-processing protein rna14 (COG:A; EggNog:ENOG503NV0B; BUSCO:EOG09260W52), whose protein sequence is MADAPTDDGPNNGSLSPPTETPILVPVDKVAQLEKRVTEDPRGALDAWLALMAEHRCRGNIAQAREIYERFLAIFPQAAEVWVQWLEMELETDNFNEAERIFSTALISTPNLALWTKYLDYVRRRNDLNDGNARQIVYQAYDFALNNIGLDKDSGKIWADYIQFLKSGPGTLGGSQWEDLKKMDQIRSAYQKAICVPIANVNNLWKEYDQFEMSLNKPNGRKNLAERSPSYMTAKSAYIALENTTRGLQRTTLPVLPPAAAHFDGYQEYMEQVEIWKRWIAWEKSDPLYLKEDEKLPGLYQKRILYVYRQALMALRFWPEMWLDAAEWCFENNIIDDKPKTSDQKNDVSTGLEFLIRGIEANPESVLLALRYGDYIESTHQTEDNDKAKIALGQAVRAPYNKVLDTLYDIINKVKDRETAHIAQIQEAAKKAAARDNSSSGSDDDEDDEEEGEGSTKPAMDASAEKQIQAVQQVSAMQTKMLSKTISFVWIALIRAMRRIQGKGKANTEMGGMRQVFQDARQRGRLTSDVYAAVAHMEWTIYKEPAGGKIFDRGAKLFPEDEDFALEHIKYLHSLNDFTNARVLFERVVSRLTSKPENVHKAKQLYVYFHKYESQFGELAQISKLEKRMAELFPEDPKLSHFSARFSTEKFDPITARVIVSPAAQLRPKIQPPGLMPSIEQQQPQQPISIRNTPTPAPQFQPTITNSPKRPLPLDDDESNPPRKIQRNDYNTEFVRGASPLKGAAGRRLDQQRRMQGSAGGASYSSTPAPIARDITFLLGLIPRAEAYDYHRMNPNKVVNLLQSTNVPEYHVWKAHANPSQNPHHRNVSTDFGSYGGGYGNRDSPAPRVGSPYGQQKLVMGQGQGYRQSSLRPGSAGSGAGYEPPPAVPGQGAGGYQFGGLPPPPPPPGYGGYGGGY, encoded by the exons ATGGCCGACGCCCCGACCGACGACGGGCCGAACAATGGCTCCCTTAGCCCACCTACCGAGACCCCAATTCTGGTACCTGTCGACAAGGTCGCCCAACTCGAGAAGCGAGTTACAGAAGACCCTCGCGGAGCCTTGGACGCATGGCTCGCGTTGATGGCCGAGCACCGGTGCAGAGGCAACATTGCCCAGGCCAGAGAGATTTACGAGCGGTTCCTGGCCATCTTTCCTCAGGCG GCCGAGGTCTGGGTGCAATGGCTGGAGATGGAACTCGAAACCGATAATTTCAACGAGGCTGAGCGCATCTTCAGCACTGCTCTCATATCCACACCGAACCTTGCCCTCTGGACAAAGTATCTCGACTATGTTCGCCGTCGCAATGACCTCAACGATGGGAATGCTCGCCAAATTGTCTATCAAGCGTACGATTTCGCGCTCAACAACATCGGGCTCGACAAGGACTCCGGCAAGATCTGGGCCGACTACATTCAGTTTCTCAAGTCTGGGCCTGGCACCCTGGGAGGAAGCCAGTGGGAAGATCTGAAGAAGATGGATCAGATCCGCTCCGCTTACCAGAAGGCTATTTGTGTGCCCATCGCTAACGTCAATAACCTGTGGAAGGAGTATGACCAGTTCGAGATGAGCCTGAACAAGCCCAACGGTCGCAAGAACCTCGCCGAACGGTCGCCGTCCTACATGACGGCCAAGAGTGCCTACATCGCCCTCGAGAACACCACCCGTGGTCTGCAGCGGACGACCCTCCCCGTTCTTCCCCCAGCCGCTGCTCACTTTGACGGGTACCAGGAGTACATGGAGCAAGTTGAGatctggaagaggtggatCGCGTGGGAGAAGTCTGATCCTCTTTACCtcaaggaggacgagaagctGCCTGGCCTCTACCAGAAGCGCATTCTCTATGTTTACCGGCAGGCCCTGATGGCGCTGAGGTTCTGGCCAGAGATGTGGCTGGATGCGGCCGAGTGGTGCTTTGAGAACAACATTATTGATGACAAGCCAAAAACTAGCGACCAAAAAAATGACGTGTCCACAGGTCTTGAATTTCTGATTCGTGGCATTGAAGCAAACCCAGAGAGCGTCCTCCTTGCACTCCGGTACGGTGATTACATTGAATCCACTCACCAGACTGAGGACAacgacaaggccaagattgcGCTTGGTCAGGCTGTGCGCGCTCCCTACAACAAGGTGCTTGACACGCTGTATGATATAATCAACAAGGTGAAAGACCGTGAGACGGCTCACATTGCTCAGATTcaggaggcggccaagaaggcggctgCGAGGGATAATTCGTCTAGCGggtctgatgatgatgaagatgatgaggaggagggtgaggggtcGACCAAGCCGGCGATGGATGCCAGTGCGGAGAAGCAGATACAGGCGGTGCAGCAGGTTTCTGCTATGCAGACCAAGATGCTGTCAAAGACCATCTCGTTTGTCTGGATTGCTCTGATCCGGGCCATGAGGCGGATtcagggcaagggcaaggcgaACACGGAGATGGGCGGTATGAGGCAGGTCTTCCAGGACGCTAGACAGCGCGGTCGGCTCACCAGCGATGTTTATGCGGCTGTTGCACATATGGAGTGGACAATTTACAAGGAGCCCGCTGGTGGAAAGATTTTTGACCGTGGTGCGAAGCTGTTTcctgaggatgaggattttGCGTTGGAGCACATCAAGTATCTCCATTCTTTGAATGACTTTACCA ATGCCCGCGTCCTTTTCGAGCGTGTCGTCTCTCGCCTAACCTCCAAGCCGGAGAACGTACACAAGGCCAAACAGCTTTACGTCTACTTCCACAAGTACGAGTCCCAATTTGGTGAACTCGCCCAGATTTCCAAACTGGAGAAACGCATGGCGGAGCTTTTCCCGGAGGACCCGAAGCTCTCTCACTTCTCGGCGCGTTTCTCAACCGAAAAGTTCGACCCTATCACGGCGAGAGTTATCGTCTCTCCTGCGGCTCAGCTCCGACCGAAAATACAACCACCTGGTTTGATGCCCTCGattgaacaacaacaaccacaacaacccatctccatccgcaacacccccaccccggCGCCTCAATTCCAACCAACAatcaccaactcccccaaaCGTCCTCTTCCCCTGGATGACGACGAGTCAAACCCGCCTCGCAAGATTCAGAGAAACGATTACAACACCGAGTTCGTCCGTGGCGCCTCCCCCCTAAAAGGAGCAGCTGGCCGTAGACTGGACCAGCAGCGTCGTATGCAGGGAAGTGCTGGAGGCGCGAGCTATAGCAGCACCCCTGCCCCTATCGCTCGGGacatcaccttcctcctcggcttaATCCCCCGGGCTGAGGCCTACGATTACCACCGTATGAACCCAAACAAGGTCGTCAATTTGCTCCAGTCGACGAACGTACCAGAGTACCACGTCTGGAAAGCCCACGCCAATCCAAGCCAGAACCCACACCACAGAAATGTTTCCACCGATTTTGGGAGCTACGGTGGTGGATATGGGAACAGGGACTCACCGGCCCCAAGGGTGGGAAGTCCGTATGGACAACagaagttggtgatggggcaGGGGCAAGGCTACAGACAGAGTAGTCTCAGGCCGGGGAGCGCCGGGAGTGGAGCGGGGTAtgagcctcctcctgcggTACCTGGGCAGGGCGCCGGCGGGTATCAGTTTGGGGGTttgcctcccccccctcctccaccgggGTATGGAGGTTATGGTGGGGGGTATTAA
- the ago1 gene encoding Protein argonaute (EggNog:ENOG503NU0D; COG:J), with translation MDDTQEFNPKDLPSYPKHTDFKDLNTKAVERRIDLTPEAYVEDLDKFHPFASRPGWNDDAKARKVNVAINQYRIKVAKLPTIFQYNLDVSPNPDANVVFRKCWENPTLQAHMKQFKTPEGKSGDWLYDGGKILWSRNDIGNQAVKKQIDLRENEGGSRGKPQPLFITITKTKQLNLEAINAYLAGKMGWDNVVMETITFLDQVFRAGPTRVFGFIANKRTLIHPQSSESMPLNALTEAIKGIYSAIRLNSSNITGGQGLGVNVDVANNTYFIGQNMAQLARHLVINLCPNVGPHKPDEFFQFVKPVQDKNGKWGMSAGLKALRRLTNLRFRVTHRGKKDKNGNLIPSPIYRVKGVVFEPKYGQEGASAKKVTFQRKEFNEATQEITTSEMSIYDFYELHYKKRLRLWQLPLIETNKAGYFPMELCEVERFCPYPFKLDGDMTTKMLRFAVQAPKERKMQIEKMVTQLQWGNDRFLKQFGIQMDSTMPRVEARVIPNPGISFGNKIVNPGVSGRWDLRGLKFIEPNPQPLKSWGICVTQDCCDQPTVAAFYKNWSNIFKGHGGRIQNDPIIFRAQGSQYTEVVQNAWHTVGKKFNANPQIIFFILKDKSAWYYERLKRSSDCRYAMPTQMLNLQQVRKGQAQYCSNVCLKVNAKLGGCTAVAVKTQAGQPLKPNSVAPHFDNTPTMFIGADVSHGAAGHLSPSVAAMTVSMDKAATKYAAGAQTNGWRVEIIQPYNMMQMLQPMIKQWRQRNGTFPKRVFYMRDGVSEGQYAHVMQHEFPAMKKAFEAAMASEKAAAPLFTIIIATKRHHIRFFPDSNAADKNGNALPGTLVEREVTHPFQYDFYLCSHVAIKGTARPVHYTVLHDEVKLPPAKLQEMIYHQCYQYVRSTTPVSLHPAVYYAHLVSNRARPHEMGLFTDRVPEDVKHGILRAALGNYAKLQKARKSRQKDSQTSQSDERDKICPKLMPLGREAKPGAKEAFEAGMWFV, from the exons atggATGACACTCAGGAGTTCAATCCCAAGGACTTGCCTTCCTACCCCAAGCATACCGACTTCAAGGACTTGAACAccaaggctgttgagagGCGCATTGATCTCACCCCCGAAGCTTACGTCGAGGATCTTGACAAATTCCACCCCTTTGCCAGCCGCCCTGGTTGGAACGACGATGCCAAGGCCCGCAAGGTCAATGTCGCCATCAACCAGTACCGCATCAAGGTTGCCAAGCTGCCCACCATCTTCCAGTACAAT CTTGACGTTTCCCCCAATCCCGATGCCAATGTGGTCTTCCGCAAGTGCTGGGAGAACCCGACCTTGCAAGCCCACATGAAGCAGTTCAAGACCCCCGAAGGCAAGTCGGGCGACTGGCTGTATGATGGTGGCAAGATCCTCTGGTCCCGCAACGACATTGGCAATcaggctgtcaagaagcagATAGACCTTCGCGAGAATGAGGGTGGCTCGCGTGGCAAGCCCCAGCCGcttttcatcaccatcaccaagaccaagcagTTGAACCTGGAGGCGATCAATGCCTATCTGGCTGGCAAGATGGGCTGGGACAATGTGGTTATGGAGACTATAA CTTTTCTGGACCAGGTTTTCCGTGCTGGTCCCACTAGGGTTTTCGGTTTCATCGCCAACAAGCGTACGCTTATCCACCCCCAAAGCTCTGAGAGCATGCCTCTCAACGCTCTCACCGAGGCCATCAAGGGCATTTACTCTGCCATTCGCCTGAACTCGTCCAACATCACAGGCGGTCAGGGCCTCGGCGTCAATGTCGACGTCGCCAACAACACTTACTTCATTGGTCAGAACATGGCTCAGCTGGCCCGCCACTTGGTAATCAACTTGTGCCCCAACGTCGGCCCCCACAAGCCTGATGAGTTCTTCCAGTTTGTCAAGCCTGTCCAGGACAAGAACGGCAAATGGGGCATGTCTGCCGGGCTCAAGGCTCTCCGCCGCTTGACGAATCTTCGCTTCAGGGTCACTCATCGCggcaagaaggacaagaatGGGAACCtaatcccctcccccatctaCAGGGTCAAGGGCGTCGTGTTTGAGCCAAAGTATGGTCAGGAGGGTGCgtcggccaagaaggtcacTTTTCAGCGCAAGGAATTCAATGAGGCCACGCAGGAGATTACCACCTCCGAGATGTCCATTTACGACTTCTACGAGCTTCATTACAAGAAGCGTCTTCGTCTCTGGCAGCTGCCTCTGATTGAGACCAACAAGGCCGGGTACTTTCCCATGGAGCTCTGCGAGGTGGAGCGCTTCTGCCCCTACCCATTCAAGCTTGATGGAGACATGACCACCAAGATGTTGCGGTTTGCTGTCCAGGCTCCCAAGGAGCGCAAGATGCAGATCGAGAAGATGGTTACCCAGCTCCAGTGGGGCAATGACAGGTTCCTCAAGCAATTCGGCATCCAGATGGACAGCACCATGCCCAGGGTCGAAGCCCGTGTCATTCCCAACCCCGGCATCTCATTCGGCAACAAGATCGTCAATCCCGGAGTGAGTGGTCGCTGGGATCTTCGTGGGCTCAAGTTCATTGAGCCCAACCCACAGCCACTCAAGTCGTGGGGCATCTGCGTCACCCAGGACTGCTGTGACCAGCCCACTGTCGCCGCCTTCTACAAGAACTGGTCCAATATCTTCAAGGGCCACGGTGGGCGGATCCAAAATgaccccatcatcttccgGGCCCAGGGCAGTCAGTACACCGAGGTCGTCCAGAATGCCTGGCATACGGTCGGCAAGAAATTCAATGCGAACCCTCagatcatcttcttcatcctcaagGACAAGTCGGCTTGGTACTACGAGCGCTTGAAGCGCAGCTCAGACTGCCGCTATGCCATGCCGACGCAGATGTTGAACCTCCAGCAGGTCCGGAAGGGCCAGGCGCAGTACTGCTCCAACGTCTGCTTGAAGGTCAATGCCAAGCTAGGTGGATGCACTGCCGTGGCCGTCAAGACTCAGGCTGGGCAGCCGCTCAAGCCCAACTCTGTGGCGCCGCACTTTGACAACACGCCTACCATGTTTATTGGTGCTGATGTTTCTCACGGCGCTGCTGGTCATCTGTCGCCTTCGGTTGCTGCCATGACTGTCTCCATGGACAAGGCGGCCACCAAGTACGCCGCTGGTGCCCAGACCAATGGCTGGCGGGTTGAGATTATCCAGCCTTACAACATGATGCAGATGCTGCAGCCCATGATTAAACAGTGGCGCCAGCGGAACGGTACGTTTCCCAAGCGCGTATTCTACATGCGGGACGGTGTCTCTGAGGGCCAGTACGCCCACGTCATGCAGCACGAGTTCCCGGCTATGAAGAAGGCGTTCGAGGCGGCCATGGCTAGTGAGAAGGCTGCCGCCCCGCTCTTCACCATTATCATTGCCACCAAGCGTCACCACATCCGCTTCTTCCCCGACAGCAACGCGGCGGACAAGAACGGCAACGCCCTTCCGGGCACCCTGGTTGAGCGTGAGgtcacccaccccttccagTACGATTTCTACCTCTGCTCCCATGTGGCCATCAAGGGCACGGCGCGCCCTGTTCACTACACGGTTCTGCACGACGAGGTCAAGCTGCCTCCTGCCAAGCTTCAGGAGATGATCTATCACCAGTGCTACCAGTATGTGCGGTCCACCACTCCGGTGTCTTTGCACCCTGCCGTGTACTATGCCCACTTGGTGAGCAACCGCGCGCGTCCCCACGAGATGGGCCTCTTCACCGACCGTGTCCCCGAGGACGTCAAGCATGGTATCCTCCGCGCGGCTCTGGGCAACTATGCCAAGTTGCAGAAGGCCAGGAAGTCCAGGCAGAAGGACAGCCAGACCTCCCAGAGCGACGAGCGCGACAAGATCTGCCCCAAGCTCATGCCCCTTGGACGGGAGGCCAAGCCCGGGGCCAAGGAGGCGTTCGAGGCGGGTATGTGGTTCGTCTAA
- the SRO7 gene encoding Lethal(2) giant larvae sro7 (EggNog:ENOG503NU4G; BUSCO:EOG09260931; COG:U) — protein sequence MASFLRAKQSGVATDLSAGLLPGSFNPDELARYGINSQVSCLAYDPTRSLLAVGTSPSTFSPRGKIYVFGRDRVHRILQPPNPSGGVSYRQLAFVNHSLVSLDSNNEVALWDLETCTQTSKYSYVKVSSLVTDPALDWAFVGSASSSGDVQVYDLDRARPVPFRLGNLAKEVYPREMIGDRAGVAAMAIHPRDIGKLAVGYAGGVVGVYSFKMGGVQRWYEPPPAGGRMMMRGKVKLTNVVWHPSGTFLMGGYENGVMVFWDVKEGRVVGVRDVYGSLDDLEGDKRDRVPLGRVKWACKGNNPDDTGLVVQGGWDRGEQQSGKRGISFLDLGPTPVYATSSWEVLGGYVKGRGERVVMEMPPGAEVVDYVLIPRQSPYFDGAQDPLAVMAMLSSGELITLSFPSGWAISPTNMLHPSLSFVHPFVQRIGVASVGRERWLGMVEKRSQGEAILKGGKGGNTRRKMVDVRNVILVAHADSTVRIWDVGFGDEVENPGQLQVDVARAVGRFEDVSVSEVHMAEGTGEFAAGTKTGEVVVYKWGVNKFHGRDAMTALDPKPGGLTDISTRAEPSLKEGLQPFVLYEMAQGSISALCVSDVGFIAVGSEGGHFSMIDLRGPSVIYTSPVTEFITQEKKSFSLKKSSSSHNKLEFPTAISFGVMTLEGDSYSSICCFVGTNLGHIATFRLLPSGQSYTAKPAGFIKTSADRVISLSPINSETGSPATATGQSVAGLRSNVQTPGVLVAVTQSEIRIFKPSTNKGASKSFDDQLCDSARVIHPPNLPPSVVCLFGDRTTRAYSIPSLKEVGRASLSMLDPSRTLSCVISKTGELIAWNGPSEIAVMPVYGSGKGLPASTDSLISPERTLPPRPTISNLQWISGTQYVSPTDLDLLIGGEGRPPSKRVVRAEEVERAAAGGGGYGGSSSQQQQEGWGDYLVRQVNERAEKLSFVDDAMMKLQEASSGWAEDVNKTVKEQKRGLLLGGLKKSFF from the exons ATGGCGTCCTTTTTACGAGCCAAACAGAGCGGTGTTGCGACCGACCTGTCTGCTGGGCTGCTACCGGGGAGTTTTAACCCTGACGAGCTGGCCAGATATGGGATCAACTCCCAGGTTAG TTGTCTAGCCTACGATCCAACCCGATCCCTCCTCGCGGTCGGCACATCCCCATCGACCTTTTCTCCCAGGGGGAAAATCTACGTCTTTGGTCGTGACCGCGTCCATCGgatcctccaacctcccaatccctccGGGGGGGTTTCCTATCGACAACTCGCCTTTGTGAATCATTCGTTGGTGTCACTTGATTCGAACAACGAGGTTGCCTTGTGGGATTTGGAGACTTGCACCCAGACGTCAAAGTACAGCTACGTAAAAGTTTCTAGTTTGGTCACTGATCCTGCTCTTGACTGGGCTTTTGTTGGGTCGGCGTCTTCTTCGGGGGATGTGCAAGTTTATGACCTTGACCGAGCGAGGCCGGTGCCGTTCCGGTTGGGGAATTTGGCGAAGGAGGTTTACccgagggagatgattgGGGATCGGGCGGGGGTGGCGGCTATGGCGATACATCCGAGGGATATCGGGAAGCTGGCTGTGGGCTATgccgggggggtggtgggggtttatAGTTTTAAGATGGGGGGGGTGCAGAGGTGGTATGAACCGCCGCCggctggggggaggatgatgatgagggggaaggtgaagTTGACGAATGTGGTTTGGCACCCGTCGGGGACTTTTCTCATGGGGGGGTATGAGAATGGGGTGATGGTTTTTTGGGatgtgaaggaggggagggtggttggggtgagGGATGTTTATGGGTCGTTGGATGATCTGGAGGGGGATAAGAGGGATAGGGTGccgttggggagggtgaagtGGGCTTGTAAGGGGAACAATCCGGATGAtactgggttggtggtgcagggggggtgggatagGGGGGAGCAGCAGAGCGGGAAGAGGGGGATAAGTTTTCTTGATTTGGGGCCTACGCCGGTTTATGCGACGAGTTCGtgggaggttttgggggggtacgtcaaggggaggggggagagggtggtgatggagatgccGCCGGGcgcagaggtggtggattaTGTGTTGATCCCTAGACAGAGTCCGTATTTTGATGGGGCGCAGGATCCGCTTGCGGTTATGGCCATGTTGAGCTCTGGGGAGTTGATTACTCTGAGTTTCCCGTCCGGGTGGGCGATTAGTCCGACGAACATGCTGCATCCGAGCTTGTCGTTTGTGCACCCGTTTGTGCAGAGGATTGGGGTGGCGAgtgtggggagggagaggtggttggggatggtggaaaaGAGGAGCCAGGGGGAGGCGATActgaagggggggaaggggggcaatacgaggaggaagatggtggaTGTGAGGAATGTGATTTTGGTGGCGCACGCGGATAGCACGGTGAGGATTTGGGATGTCGGGTTtggggacgaggttgagaaCCCGGGGCAGTTGCAGGTTGAtgtggcgagggcggtggggaggtttGAGGATGTGAGTGTCAGTGAGGTGCATATGGCcgaggggacgggggagtTTGCCGCGGGGACGaagacgggggaggtggtggtttacAAGTGGGGGGTTAATAAGTTTCATGGGAGGGATGCGATGACGGCGCTGGATCCAAAGCCTGGAGGACTGACGGATATCAGTACGAGGGCTGAGCCTTCACTCAAAGAAGGTCTTCAACCCTTTGTGCTCTACGAGATGGCACAAGGTTCCATCTCGGCGCTTTGCGTCTCAGACGTAGGGTTCATCGCAGTTGGATCAGAAGGAGGACACTTCAGCATGATCGACCTCCGCGGCCCATCCGTCATCTACACCTCCCCAGTGACCGAGTTCATCACCCAAGAAAAGAagtccttctccctcaagaaatcctcctcctcccacaacaAGTTGGAATTCCCCACGGCTATTTCCTTTGGCGTCATGACACTCGAAGGAGACAGCTACTCCTCCATCTGCTGCTTCGTCGGCACAAACCTAGGCCACATTGCGACGTTCCGCCTCTTGCCGTCAGGGCAATCGTACACGGCAAAACCCGCCGGCTTCATCAAGACCTCAGCCGACAGGGTCATTTCCCTCAGCCCGATCAACTCGGAAACTGGCTCTCCGGCCACAGCAACGGGGCAGTCAGTCGCTGGTTTGAGGTCAAACGTCCAAACCCCCGGCGTTTTGGTCGCCGTTACCCAATCCGAAATCCGGATTTTcaaaccctccaccaacaaggGCGCGTCCAAATCTTTTGACGACCAGCTTTGCGACTCTGCCAGAGTCATCCACCCGCCTAATCTCCCACCGTCGGTTGTCTGTCTGTTCGGTGACCGCACCACAAGGGCGTATTCCATCCCGTCGCTCAAGGAAGTCGGCCGCGCAAGTTTGTCCATGCTGGACCCCTCCCGGACGCTGTCGTGCGTGATATCAAAAACGGGAGAGCTGATAGCGTGGAACGGACCGTCTGAGATTGCAGTCATGCCCGTTTATGGGAGCGGTAAAGGGCTCCCTGCGTCGACGGATAGTTTGATTTCGCCCGAGAGGACACTACCCCCCAGACCGACGATTTCGAATCTTCAGTGGATCTCGGGGACGCAATATGTCAGTCCGACGGATTTGGATTTGTTGatcgggggggaggggaggccgccttcgaagagggtggtgagggctgaggaggtggagcgtgctgctgctggtggtggcgggtaCGGCGGGAGCAGtagccagcaacaacaagaggGCTGGGGAGATTATTTGGTCAGGCAGGTGAAtgagagggcggagaagcTCAGCTTTGTGGACGATGCGATGATGAAGCTGCAGGAGGCGAGCAGCGGGTGGGCGGAGGATGTCAACAAGACGGTCAAGGAGCagaagagggggttgttgctgggggggttgaagaagagttTCTTTTGA